From one Flavobacterium kingsejongi genomic stretch:
- the secDF gene encoding protein translocase subunit SecDF — MQNKGLIKFFAIIFALVSIYQLTFTYVADKVEGDAKAFAKGNEAVELKYLDSMNSEKVYPLLGFTYGEVQDKKINKGLDLEGGINVILQVSVKDIVKGLANNSKNPVFNKALAEATKNTENSKRPYLDVFFEAFDKASAEAGGKIKLGSPEVFANRNLSGEIDFQMSDAQVKTVIRKKVDESIESAFRVLRERIDKFGVTQPNIQKLGETGRILVELPGAKDVDRIKKLLQSTAQLEFWEVYKAEEIGQFVMAANEALKKTEKSVEVKETAKTGIDTLLTSATKDSAKTVKGNNPIFDKIIAGGGGPILGYFSPKDTAVINSYFKRTDIRALLSADQRYARFAWGKPTSIKNEKGVNVDAVELYALKGNRENQPQLGGGAVIDAKADFDQFGKPSVTMKMSPAGSKKWEEVTRNVAAQKGAIAIVLDNVVYSAPNVNEAISGGSSVITGKFTLTETKDLENVLRAGKLPAAADIVQSEIVGPSLGQEAIDNGILSSIIGLLLVSLWMVVYYGKAGWYANIALLVNLLFLFGSLASLGAVLTLPGIAGIVLTMGTAVDANIIIYERAKEELRMGKSLSESIKASFSWRGAMSSITDANVTHLLTGAVLLIFGTGPIKGFATTLLIGIITSLFTSIFITRMLLDWSINKKNNLTFVTSMSKNWFTNFHYDFLGKKKYTYIISSIVVIVSIASLCINGLEEGADFKGGRTFQVKFEKPISTDEVKEELSKVFGTAEAKIFGNSDQLKITTTYKVEEHGVQADEEVNKLMYETLKKHYTTGITYEQFVNAYAGKKLGILQASKVGPTIADDIKTNSYYAVLGAMAIVFLYLMISFRKWQYSLGAIAAVAHDVIFVLGIYSLCYKFMPFNMEVDQHFIAAILTVIGYSMNDTVIVFDRIREYLAGKTTGTFNEIVNRSINTTMSRTINTSLTMVLVLLIMFIFGGESIRGFIFAMLVGIIVGTYSSLFIATPVLCDTISDAEHKRIEELHNNNAQETV; from the coding sequence ATGCAGAATAAAGGACTTATTAAATTTTTTGCAATAATATTTGCACTGGTAAGTATTTACCAACTTACGTTTACCTATGTTGCCGACAAAGTCGAGGGCGATGCGAAAGCATTTGCTAAAGGCAACGAAGCTGTGGAATTGAAATATCTGGATTCCATGAACAGTGAAAAAGTTTATCCGTTATTAGGATTTACTTACGGCGAGGTACAAGATAAAAAGATCAACAAAGGTCTTGACCTTGAAGGAGGGATTAACGTAATCTTACAAGTGTCTGTAAAAGATATCGTGAAAGGGTTAGCGAACAATTCTAAAAACCCGGTATTTAATAAAGCCTTAGCGGAAGCGACAAAAAACACTGAAAACAGTAAGCGTCCTTACCTGGATGTATTTTTTGAAGCTTTTGACAAAGCCTCTGCTGAAGCAGGTGGAAAAATAAAATTAGGCTCTCCTGAAGTTTTTGCCAACAGAAACTTAAGTGGTGAGATTGATTTTCAAATGTCCGACGCCCAGGTTAAAACCGTTATCCGCAAAAAAGTAGATGAGTCTATCGAAAGTGCATTCCGTGTTTTAAGAGAGCGTATCGACAAATTTGGTGTAACACAGCCTAATATCCAAAAATTAGGAGAAACCGGAAGAATCCTTGTAGAGCTTCCAGGTGCAAAGGATGTGGATCGTATCAAGAAATTATTACAAAGTACAGCTCAGTTAGAGTTCTGGGAAGTATACAAAGCAGAAGAAATTGGCCAGTTCGTAATGGCGGCTAACGAAGCTTTGAAAAAAACAGAGAAATCTGTTGAAGTAAAAGAAACGGCTAAAACCGGTATCGATACTTTATTGACCAGCGCAACTAAAGATTCTGCAAAAACAGTAAAAGGAAACAATCCTATTTTTGATAAAATTATCGCTGGTGGTGGTGGTCCTATCCTGGGCTATTTCTCTCCAAAGGATACTGCAGTAATCAATAGCTATTTCAAAAGAACTGATATCAGAGCTTTGCTTTCAGCAGATCAGCGTTATGCCCGATTTGCATGGGGTAAACCAACTTCTATCAAAAATGAAAAAGGAGTTAATGTTGACGCTGTAGAATTATATGCTTTAAAAGGTAACAGAGAAAACCAACCGCAATTGGGTGGTGGTGCTGTAATTGACGCTAAAGCTGATTTTGACCAATTCGGAAAACCTTCTGTAACCATGAAAATGAGCCCTGCAGGTTCTAAGAAATGGGAAGAAGTAACGAGAAATGTAGCAGCTCAAAAAGGAGCTATCGCTATTGTTTTGGATAACGTAGTATATTCTGCACCGAATGTAAATGAAGCAATTTCTGGAGGAAGCTCTGTGATCACTGGTAAATTTACACTTACAGAAACTAAAGATTTAGAAAACGTATTAAGAGCGGGTAAACTGCCTGCTGCAGCTGATATCGTACAATCAGAAATTGTAGGGCCATCTTTAGGCCAGGAAGCAATTGATAATGGTATCTTATCTTCTATCATCGGTCTTTTATTAGTGTCCTTATGGATGGTAGTTTACTACGGTAAAGCGGGATGGTATGCTAATATTGCATTATTGGTTAACTTATTGTTCCTTTTTGGATCATTAGCCAGTTTAGGAGCTGTATTGACATTGCCTGGTATTGCAGGTATCGTTTTGACCATGGGTACTGCAGTGGATGCAAATATTATTATCTATGAGCGGGCGAAAGAAGAGCTTCGCATGGGTAAATCACTTAGTGAGTCGATTAAAGCGTCATTCAGCTGGAGAGGTGCGATGTCATCTATTACAGATGCTAACGTTACACACTTATTGACAGGTGCAGTATTATTAATCTTCGGTACAGGTCCAATCAAAGGATTTGCAACGACTTTATTAATCGGTATTATAACGTCTTTATTTACTTCTATCTTCATTACAAGAATGTTATTGGATTGGAGTATCAACAAGAAAAACAACCTCACGTTTGTGACTTCAATGTCTAAAAACTGGTTTACAAATTTCCATTATGACTTCTTAGGGAAAAAGAAATATACTTACATCATCTCCAGTATTGTTGTAATTGTAAGTATTGCTTCTTTATGCATCAATGGACTGGAAGAAGGAGCTGACTTTAAAGGTGGGCGTACTTTCCAGGTGAAATTTGAGAAACCAATTTCTACAGATGAAGTAAAAGAAGAACTTTCTAAAGTTTTTGGAACTGCTGAAGCTAAAATATTTGGTAATTCAGATCAGTTGAAAATTACGACTACTTATAAAGTAGAAGAGCATGGAGTTCAAGCAGATGAGGAAGTAAACAAACTGATGTATGAGACGTTGAAAAAACATTATACTACAGGAATTACTTATGAGCAGTTTGTAAACGCTTATGCCGGTAAGAAATTAGGAATCCTTCAGGCTTCTAAAGTGGGACCAACGATTGCTGATGATATCAAAACAAATTCATACTATGCGGTATTGGGAGCTATGGCAATTGTTTTCCTTTACCTGATGATCAGTTTTAGAAAATGGCAGTACAGCCTTGGTGCTATCGCTGCTGTAGCGCATGACGTTATATTTGTATTGGGTATCTACTCTTTATGCTATAAATTTATGCCTTTCAACATGGAAGTAGATCAGCATTTTATCGCGGCTATCCTTACAGTAATTGGTTATTCTATGAATGATACTGTAATTGTATTTGACAGGATCAGGGAATATCTGGCAGGTAAAACTACAGGTACTTTTAATGAAATTGTAAACCGTTCTATCAATACGACAATGTCCAGAACAATCAATACTTCCTTAACGATGGTCTTGGTATTATTGATTATGTTTATCTTCGGTGGTGAGTCTATCAGAGGTTTCATCTTCGCGATGCTTGTGGGTATCATTGTAGGAACTTATTCTTCTTTGTTTATTGCGACTCCGGTACTTTGTGATACTATCTCTGATGCAGAGCACAAAAGAATTGAAGAACTGCACAATAACAACGCTCAGGAAACAGTTTAA
- the gyrB gene encoding DNA topoisomerase (ATP-hydrolyzing) subunit B encodes MSEEIKKNNYSADSIQALEGMEHVRMRPSMYIGDVGVRGLHHLVYEVVDNSIDEAMGGHCDTISVAINEDNSITVEDNGRGIPVDMHKKEGVSALEVVMTKIGAGGKFDKDSYKVSGGLHGVGVSVVNALSNHMTSTVFRDGKIYEQEYAKGKALYPVKQIGETEKRGTRQTFYPDDTIFTQTVEFSFDTLSARMRELSFLNKGITITFTDKREVDKEGNFISEVFHSTEGLKEYIRFLDGNREPIISHVISMENEKSEIPVEVALIYNSSYAENIFSYVNNINTHEGGTHLSGFRRGLTNTLKKYADASGLLDKLKFEIAGDDFREGLTAIISVKVAEPQFEGQTKTKLGNREVVAPVSQAVSEMLENYLEENPNDARIIIQKVILAAQARHAAKKAREMVQRKTVMGGGGLPGKLSDCSEQDPAKCEVFLVEGDSAGGTAKQGRDRNFQAILPLRGKILNVEKAMHHKVFENEEIKNIFTALGVTIGTNEDSKALNLEKLRYHKVVIMCDADVDGSHISTLILTFFFRFMRELIENGHVYIATPPLYLVKKGNKKEYAWNDNQRDIANEKMGGSAGIQRYKGLGEMNAEQLWETTMNPEFRTLRKVTIDNLPEADRIFSMLMGDEVPPRREFIEKNAAYAKIDA; translated from the coding sequence ATGAGCGAAGAAATCAAAAAAAATAATTATTCAGCAGACAGTATTCAGGCTCTGGAAGGAATGGAGCATGTAAGAATGCGACCTTCGATGTATATTGGAGATGTAGGAGTTAGAGGATTACACCACCTGGTTTATGAAGTTGTCGATAACTCTATTGACGAAGCGATGGGTGGGCATTGCGATACCATTTCGGTTGCTATAAATGAGGATAATTCGATTACCGTTGAAGATAACGGTCGTGGAATTCCGGTGGATATGCATAAAAAAGAAGGCGTTTCTGCTTTGGAGGTTGTAATGACCAAAATTGGAGCCGGAGGTAAATTTGATAAAGATTCTTATAAAGTATCCGGTGGACTTCACGGGGTAGGGGTTTCTGTTGTAAATGCACTTTCAAACCATATGACTTCTACGGTTTTCCGCGATGGTAAAATCTATGAGCAGGAATATGCAAAAGGAAAAGCCCTTTATCCTGTAAAACAGATAGGGGAAACGGAAAAAAGAGGGACAAGACAAACGTTTTATCCGGATGATACCATCTTTACACAGACTGTTGAATTCTCTTTTGATACATTATCTGCCCGTATGCGGGAACTTTCCTTCCTGAATAAAGGAATTACAATCACCTTTACCGATAAAAGAGAAGTTGATAAAGAAGGAAATTTCATTTCTGAAGTATTCCATTCTACAGAAGGATTAAAAGAGTACATACGCTTCCTGGACGGAAATCGCGAGCCGATTATTTCCCATGTGATCAGTATGGAAAATGAAAAAAGTGAAATACCGGTAGAGGTAGCGCTGATTTACAATTCCAGTTATGCTGAAAATATCTTTTCGTATGTAAATAATATCAATACACACGAAGGAGGGACGCATTTGTCAGGATTCCGTAGAGGGCTTACAAATACGTTGAAAAAATATGCCGATGCTTCCGGGTTATTGGATAAATTGAAATTTGAGATTGCAGGGGATGACTTCCGTGAAGGATTAACGGCTATTATATCCGTTAAGGTGGCTGAACCTCAGTTTGAAGGACAGACTAAAACGAAGTTAGGAAACCGTGAAGTAGTGGCGCCAGTAAGCCAGGCAGTTTCTGAAATGCTGGAAAACTATCTGGAGGAAAATCCAAACGATGCCCGAATTATTATCCAAAAGGTAATATTGGCTGCCCAGGCTCGTCATGCTGCTAAAAAAGCACGTGAAATGGTACAGCGTAAAACAGTTATGGGTGGTGGCGGACTTCCTGGAAAACTTTCAGATTGTTCTGAGCAGGATCCTGCAAAATGTGAGGTTTTCCTTGTCGAGGGAGACTCTGCAGGTGGAACCGCTAAACAAGGACGCGATCGTAATTTTCAGGCGATTCTTCCTTTAAGGGGTAAGATCCTGAATGTGGAAAAAGCGATGCACCACAAAGTATTTGAAAACGAAGAGATCAAGAATATATTTACCGCTTTAGGAGTAACAATAGGGACTAATGAAGATTCAAAAGCTTTGAACCTTGAAAAGTTACGTTACCACAAGGTAGTCATTATGTGTGATGCCGATGTCGATGGTAGCCATATCTCTACCTTAATCCTGACTTTCTTCTTCCGATTTATGCGGGAGCTGATTGAAAACGGACACGTATACATTGCAACGCCACCTTTGTACCTTGTTAAAAAAGGAAATAAAAAAGAATATGCATGGAACGATAATCAGCGTGACATTGCGAATGAGAAAATGGGTGGTAGTGCCGGTATCCAGCGTTATAAAGGTCTTGGAGAGATGAATGCAGAGCAATTATGGGAAACCACTATGAATCCTGAATTCAGAACGCTAAGAAAGGTAACAATTGATAATCTCCCGGAAGCCGATCGTATCTTCTCTATGTTAATGGGGGATGAAGTGCCACCACGAAGAGAATTTATCGAGAAAAATGCAGCCTATGCAAAAATCGATGCTTAA
- the asnB gene encoding asparagine synthase B, which produces MCGILAIIGKGKDEELVKLLSKRMSHRGPDESDLVVTEKGHILSHERLSIIDLTTGKQPIQGSNRAYMIHNGEIYNHQDLRDNELQHHAFRTTSDSEVIVHLYEEYGYDFCNKLDGIFAFVVVNGDDFIAGRDPLGVKPLYYGLDERGRIYFSSEMKAISDQCKTFSTFPPGHYYTAKTGFVKYYKPQWEDAAKAVEDLDLAVIRETLTTAVQKRLMSDVEIGVLLSGGLDSSLISAIAARLMKQEGKQLHSFSIGLNAEAPDTKAARNVAEFLGTEHHEIHFSVEEGIRILDKLIWHLETYDVTSVRASTPMYFLSQAITDLGIKVVLSGEGADEIFGGYLYFRNAPSDDEFQKETIERVQKLFTADLLRADKSTMAFGLEARVPFLDKAFLEAAIKIKSVEKQPKTYDGIEKYILRKAFDTPEAPYLPEEVLWRQKEQFSDGVGYNWIDELIAYCSIQITDYQLERAGERFPYNTPTTKEAYFYRDIFHKHFPQVSAAQTVRKWIPKWQENTDPSGRANAAHVNADTTIAHGVSVAQD; this is translated from the coding sequence ATGTGTGGAATATTAGCCATTATAGGAAAAGGAAAAGATGAAGAGTTGGTCAAACTGCTTTCTAAAAGAATGTCTCACAGAGGGCCGGATGAAAGTGATTTAGTTGTTACGGAAAAAGGGCATATCCTGAGTCATGAAAGATTATCTATTATTGATCTTACTACAGGGAAACAGCCTATTCAGGGTTCTAATAGAGCCTATATGATCCATAATGGCGAAATTTACAATCATCAGGATCTGAGGGATAATGAATTGCAGCACCATGCTTTTCGGACGACTTCCGATTCTGAGGTTATTGTGCACTTGTATGAAGAATACGGATATGATTTTTGCAACAAGCTTGATGGGATTTTTGCTTTTGTTGTTGTGAATGGTGATGATTTTATTGCCGGACGAGACCCTTTGGGTGTAAAGCCGCTGTATTATGGGCTTGATGAAAGAGGGCGTATTTATTTTTCTTCAGAAATGAAAGCGATCTCAGACCAGTGCAAGACATTTTCAACCTTTCCTCCGGGACATTATTACACGGCAAAAACCGGTTTTGTTAAATATTACAAACCACAATGGGAAGATGCTGCAAAAGCTGTTGAGGATTTGGACTTAGCAGTGATTCGCGAAACCCTTACAACTGCCGTGCAAAAAAGGTTAATGAGTGATGTCGAGATTGGTGTATTGCTTTCCGGCGGGCTTGATTCTTCCTTGATTTCTGCAATTGCAGCCCGCTTGATGAAGCAGGAAGGAAAGCAGCTGCATTCCTTTTCTATAGGGCTTAATGCGGAGGCTCCAGATACAAAAGCAGCACGAAATGTGGCAGAATTCCTGGGTACAGAACATCATGAAATCCATTTTTCGGTAGAAGAAGGGATTCGTATCCTGGATAAATTAATATGGCATCTTGAAACGTATGATGTAACGTCAGTTCGGGCGAGTACACCCATGTATTTTCTATCCCAGGCCATTACGGATTTGGGAATTAAGGTGGTACTGTCGGGAGAAGGTGCCGATGAGATATTTGGTGGTTACCTTTACTTTAGAAATGCCCCTTCCGATGATGAATTCCAGAAAGAAACCATCGAGCGCGTACAGAAGCTTTTTACCGCTGATTTACTCCGCGCCGATAAGTCCACCATGGCTTTTGGGCTGGAAGCCCGCGTTCCCTTTTTGGATAAGGCCTTTTTGGAAGCTGCAATAAAAATAAAATCAGTTGAAAAGCAGCCTAAAACCTATGATGGCATAGAAAAATATATCCTTAGGAAAGCTTTTGATACGCCTGAAGCACCTTATTTGCCGGAAGAAGTATTATGGCGCCAGAAAGAACAATTTTCGGATGGCGTAGGATACAATTGGATTGATGAGCTGATAGCATATTGTTCGATTCAGATCACTGACTATCAATTGGAAAGGGCAGGGGAGCGTTTTCCATACAATACCCCGACCACGAAAGAAGCTTATTTTTATAGGGATATTTTTCATAAACATTTCCCGCAGGTTAGTGCGGCACAGACCGTGCGGAAATGGATTCCTAAATGGCAGGAAAACACTGATCCGAGCGGAAGAGCCAATGCGGCTCACGTAAATGCGGATACTACCATTGCCCATGGTGTATCTGTAGCGCAGGATTAA
- the mdh gene encoding malate dehydrogenase: MKVTIVGAGNVGATCADAIAYRRIASEIVLLDIREGFAEGKALDISQTATTLGFNTKVTGSTNDYSKTAGSDVVVITSGIPRKPGMTREELIGINAGIVKTVAENVLKFSPDTIIVVVSNPMDTMTYLTLKSTGLPKNRIIGMGGALDGSRFKTYLSQALDKPANDVQGMVIGGHGDTTMIPLTRLATYNGIPVSQFLSVEELAKVAADTMVGGATLTGLLGTSAWYAPGASVAYLVDSILNDQKKLIPCSVFVEGEYGQNDICIGVPCVIGKNGVEKIVDIQLNDAEKTLFAKSADAVRSMNDALKSVLE; this comes from the coding sequence ATGAAAGTTACTATTGTAGGTGCCGGAAATGTAGGCGCTACCTGTGCAGATGCTATAGCATACCGAAGAATTGCAAGCGAAATTGTCTTATTGGATATCCGTGAAGGTTTTGCAGAAGGTAAAGCGCTTGATATTTCTCAAACAGCAACGACTTTGGGATTTAATACCAAAGTGACAGGAAGTACAAATGATTATTCAAAGACAGCGGGCAGCGATGTGGTGGTGATTACTTCAGGTATTCCAAGGAAACCAGGGATGACCCGTGAGGAACTGATAGGCATCAATGCTGGCATCGTTAAAACTGTTGCGGAAAATGTGCTTAAATTTTCACCGGATACTATAATTGTAGTCGTTTCTAATCCTATGGATACGATGACCTACCTGACGTTGAAATCTACCGGGCTTCCTAAAAACCGAATTATCGGAATGGGTGGTGCATTGGATGGTTCGCGTTTTAAGACCTATTTGTCGCAGGCATTGGATAAACCGGCAAATGATGTTCAGGGAATGGTGATCGGTGGTCACGGAGACACTACAATGATCCCATTGACGCGTTTAGCTACTTATAATGGTATACCGGTTTCTCAATTTTTATCAGTAGAAGAACTTGCTAAAGTAGCAGCTGATACTATGGTTGGGGGTGCAACACTGACAGGGCTTTTAGGAACGTCAGCCTGGTATGCTCCGGGAGCGTCTGTAGCCTATTTGGTGGATAGTATCCTGAACGATCAGAAAAAACTAATCCCATGTTCCGTTTTTGTAGAAGGAGAATACGGTCAAAATGATATTTGTATCGGTGTTCCTTGTGTAATCGGTAAAAATGGCGTAGAAAAAATTGTAGATATTCAACTGAATGATGCAGAGAAAACCCTCTTTGCCAAAAGTGCGGATGCAGTAAGAAGTATGAATGATGCCCTGAAATCGGTACTCGAATAA
- the menD gene encoding 2-succinyl-5-enolpyruvyl-6-hydroxy-3-cyclohexene-1-carboxylic-acid synthase: MIYPKIPLAQSIIEICKSRGIKNIVISPGSRNAPLTIGFVNNPYFNCYSIADERCAAFFGMGIAQQNSEPVALVCTSGSALLNYYPAVAEAFYSQIPLLVISADRPHDKIDIGDGQTIRQENVYQNHILYSANLAEMASPENDLEIHNAITIAKRQKGPVHINAPFEEPLYETIPEATVVSLVVADGLVNNSITSDELKPYASQWNTVKKKLILVGVNPPNVLEQELLEQLATDGSVVVMTETTSNLHHPDFITNIDTIITPFTVADFEAFQPDILLTFGGMVVSKRIKAFLRKYKSQLHWHVDVLRSYDTFGNLTKHFEVSPQTFFSTFLPLTIPVESDYDEKMQKIRELRSIKHEEYLRKTPFSDFKVFETAIPSLPKNSQLQLSNSSTIRYAQLIAIDPAIEVYCNRGTSGIDGSTSTAIGAAVASGRQTVLMTGDIGFLYDSNALWNTYIPASFRIIVLNNGGGGIFRILPGHQETPVFNTFFETSHHYTAAHLAKMYGFTYVTAHDENELKVQLKGFYEPGDAPAILEVFTPMLENDAVLLQYFKELV, translated from the coding sequence ATGATATACCCCAAAATACCTTTGGCGCAAAGTATAATAGAAATTTGTAAAAGCCGGGGCATCAAGAATATTGTAATTTCTCCGGGCTCCCGGAACGCACCTTTGACTATTGGATTTGTGAATAATCCGTATTTTAACTGTTATAGCATCGCTGACGAGCGCTGTGCAGCCTTCTTTGGTATGGGAATAGCGCAGCAAAATTCCGAGCCAGTAGCATTGGTATGTACGTCGGGATCGGCATTGTTGAATTATTATCCAGCAGTTGCTGAAGCTTTTTATAGCCAGATCCCACTATTGGTTATTTCGGCCGACCGGCCCCATGATAAAATCGATATAGGGGATGGGCAGACCATACGACAGGAAAATGTCTACCAAAATCATATCTTATATAGTGCTAACCTTGCAGAGATGGCGTCGCCTGAGAATGATTTGGAAATCCATAATGCGATTACTATTGCGAAACGGCAAAAGGGCCCGGTGCATATCAATGCGCCCTTTGAGGAGCCTCTATATGAGACAATCCCGGAGGCTACGGTTGTTTCCTTGGTTGTTGCAGACGGCTTAGTGAATAATTCCATTACTTCCGATGAACTAAAGCCCTATGCTTCGCAATGGAATACCGTAAAAAAGAAACTAATATTAGTTGGGGTTAATCCTCCGAATGTGTTGGAGCAGGAGTTGTTGGAGCAGTTGGCAACTGATGGATCTGTGGTGGTAATGACAGAGACGACTTCGAATCTGCATCATCCAGATTTTATCACCAATATCGATACTATTATCACGCCATTTACAGTTGCCGATTTTGAGGCTTTCCAGCCTGATATCCTGCTGACCTTCGGTGGTATGGTGGTTTCTAAAAGAATAAAAGCTTTTCTTAGGAAATATAAGTCACAGTTGCACTGGCATGTTGATGTGCTTCGGTCCTATGATACCTTTGGGAATCTGACAAAGCATTTTGAAGTAAGTCCTCAAACATTTTTCAGTACATTTTTGCCATTGACGATTCCTGTCGAAAGTGATTATGATGAAAAAATGCAAAAAATAAGGGAACTGCGAAGTATAAAACATGAAGAATACCTGCGAAAAACACCATTTTCAGATTTCAAGGTTTTTGAAACGGCTATTCCTTCGCTTCCTAAAAACAGCCAGCTCCAATTGAGTAATAGTTCTACGATCCGCTATGCGCAACTTATTGCAATCGATCCTGCTATTGAAGTGTATTGCAATCGGGGTACAAGCGGCATTGATGGAAGTACTTCTACGGCTATTGGTGCTGCAGTAGCTTCGGGCAGGCAAACGGTGCTTATGACGGGCGATATTGGCTTTTTGTATGATAGTAATGCGCTGTGGAATACTTACATTCCGGCTTCATTCCGTATTATAGTCCTGAATAATGGTGGTGGTGGTATTTTTCGCATTCTGCCAGGACATCAGGAAACACCGGTATTTAATACTTTTTTTGAAACCTCACATCACTATACGGCAGCACATCTTGCGAAAATGTATGGGTTTACCTATGTGACGGCGCATGATGAAAATGAACTTAAAGTTCAACTTAAAGGATTTTATGAGCCAGGTGATGCTCCGGCTATTTTAGAAGTTTTTACGCCTATGCTTGAGAACGATGCTGTTTTATTGCAGTATTTTAAAGAACTTGTTTAG
- the istA gene encoding IS21 family transposase: protein MANKITDMRKIRKVIKFYCNGKSKLFISSYLSLSRNTVKKYISLFEVLELSFELIDQKTDAELELLFSQTSVEAISPRLQTLYDFFPKMERELKKVGVTVQHMWEQYIAVNPDGYRTSQFHYHYNIWGKRVNPVMHMNHKAGDKMYVDYAGKTLSIIDIDTGEVKEVQFFVAILGASQYTYAEASMSQQKENFVDSVENAMRFFEGTPAAIVPDNLKSAVIKSSRFEPTINETLADLAEHYETTILPARAYRPRDKSLVEGAVKILYRRIYVTIKETKFFSLEELNQQIWDLLDSHNNRKLTGRPYSRFELFLEDEKEKLRPLPQDRFEIKYQSFATVMQNGHVQLSQDKNYYSVPYQYVKKKAKLLYTKSTVEIYYKYNRIAVHPRNYKPYVYTTTPEHLASTHQFVAQWSAARFIEWANNIDESVGEYIMQIIESRNHPEQAYKSCLGILNFEKKVGRQRLINACRRALDFKIYNFKTIQNILENNLDHIDFDQEPEQELPDHSNIRGKHYYN, encoded by the coding sequence ATGGCAAACAAAATAACAGACATGCGTAAAATTAGAAAAGTAATTAAATTCTATTGTAATGGAAAGAGTAAGTTATTTATAAGTAGCTACTTATCCCTTTCAAGAAATACGGTAAAGAAATATATTTCTTTATTTGAAGTTCTCGAATTAAGCTTTGAATTAATCGACCAAAAAACCGATGCAGAGCTGGAACTTTTATTCTCCCAGACTAGTGTAGAGGCCATTAGCCCGAGATTACAGACACTTTATGATTTTTTTCCTAAAATGGAACGTGAACTAAAAAAAGTTGGCGTTACCGTACAGCATATGTGGGAACAATATATTGCTGTAAATCCTGATGGTTATCGAACTTCACAATTTCATTATCATTACAATATATGGGGCAAACGAGTTAATCCGGTCATGCATATGAACCATAAGGCTGGTGATAAAATGTATGTTGATTATGCCGGAAAGACACTCTCAATTATTGATATAGATACTGGAGAAGTCAAAGAAGTACAATTTTTTGTAGCAATATTGGGCGCTAGCCAATACACGTATGCTGAAGCTTCCATGAGCCAGCAAAAGGAAAACTTTGTTGACTCGGTAGAAAATGCCATGCGCTTTTTTGAAGGCACTCCTGCCGCCATTGTTCCAGATAATTTAAAATCTGCCGTAATAAAAAGCAGTCGTTTTGAACCGACAATCAATGAAACCCTGGCTGATTTAGCAGAACATTACGAAACCACAATTTTACCTGCCAGAGCTTACAGGCCCAGAGACAAGTCACTAGTTGAAGGAGCTGTTAAGATATTATATCGAAGGATTTATGTAACCATAAAAGAAACTAAGTTCTTTTCTCTGGAAGAATTAAACCAGCAGATCTGGGATTTACTTGACTCTCACAATAACAGAAAACTGACAGGACGCCCTTATTCCCGCTTTGAATTATTTTTAGAAGACGAGAAAGAAAAACTGCGTCCACTCCCACAAGATCGTTTTGAAATTAAATACCAGTCTTTTGCAACAGTAATGCAAAACGGTCATGTTCAATTAAGCCAGGACAAAAACTATTACAGCGTTCCGTATCAATATGTAAAGAAGAAAGCCAAGCTGTTATATACCAAATCAACAGTAGAGATTTATTATAAATACAATCGAATAGCTGTACATCCAAGAAACTACAAACCTTATGTCTATACAACAACTCCTGAGCATTTAGCCAGTACACATCAATTTGTAGCCCAATGGAGTGCTGCCCGCTTCATTGAATGGGCTAATAATATTGATGAGTCAGTAGGAGAATATATAATGCAGATAATCGAAAGCAGAAATCATCCAGAACAGGCTTATAAAAGCTGTTTAGGAATACTGAATTTTGAAAAAAAGGTAGGCAGACAGCGATTAATAAATGCCTGCAGGCGGGCACTTGATTTTAAAATTTACAATTTTAAGACCATACAAAACATTTTAGAAAACAACTTGGATCATATTGATTTTGATCAAGAACCTGAGCAGGAACTTCCCGATCACAGTAACATAAGAGGAAAACACTATTATAACTAA